agtattatctaaGCCACATATACTGGTATTATTTAAACATTATATAGCGATCTGATGTAAGCACAGTATGGTTGAATTatttcagcactatatggcagtattataggaaaATGCAGGTTGTATTATTTGGGAATGTACAGCAGTATTGTTTGGGTGTTCTATTGTGGTATTCCTGATGGCAGCATTATGTAAGCACCATATTATATAGGCACTATGTTATGGatatgtatagtagtattatttatgGATTATACAGCAGTATTCTACATAGACTGCAATCTGGATTTGTTATAACCTCTATTGCTTTATGATACAGTATTGGCTTTATTATTCCTGCACTGTATGGATGTATTATAGTAGAATGTAATGGAATcgtgtgtgcactgtatggtagtattatatggcaATGCTATGGTGGTACTTTTTGTGTCCTGTGTATTTGTAAGCTCACTAAATATCAAATATGACAGTAAAGTCAgtggagccccccccccctagtggtggtaAGGATGCTGCAGAGATTTGGGTGGAAGAGTCCTTAGAAAAATTCCATCATGTTGGGTAAAAACTTTGCTTGCTTCCTCTctactcacatccagagctgcatttacacacaggacccccccccGGGCTGAGTTTAGAGCCCACGTTGTCTGTTTCTTTTCCATACTACTTCTCCCACAATGCGATACAGCAGGTGCAGTCTCTATAGACAATGAACCGACAGGAGAAAGCAGCACGTGCGGAGTTACAGATTGAGCTCTAACTGGAGACCATCAAAATTCTGACCGCAGCTTTGGTTGTGACTGGTGTACAATACCTGGCAAACAAACAAGGAGACGTCGGAAGGAATCAGTCAGTGCGCCGGGATCCAGGCGGTgtgaaataacattttttttaacgcTCTGATTCCGTCGAGTCCTTTTTTCCAGAGATTGGAAACATGTGTACAAAGAAAATAAATACTTTACAGCGCGGAGGGATCGATATCCAGTCACCGCAGGCCACGGGAGGATTCTAAATCAATAGCTGCAATGCCACAGAGATTACAGCCGCTATTGACAATTCCTCGCAACGCCGCTTCGTGCCCAGAGAAATTAAGTTTTCTAATTACATAACGGATACATTCCTCCTCGCAGGAAATAATACCCTGACAAGGAGTCGCCCGCGCCGCCCGCCCGCCATTGACTTTCTGGGGGAATAGAATTATTATCTTGTCCTGGGTTCATCGGGCTAACAAAAAGAAATATCAGAGGTAACAAGACGGCCCCGTGTCCCCGCTTATTTCATTATCACCCCCCCGGGCCCCTCATCTCTGGCGTCACATGGGCAGCCAGCGCCAGGTACGGGCACAGAGACCGACAAAGTCTCACATGGACCAGGCTCTGACCACCTAGGCTAGCAGATGGAAGGTCTGCCAGGACCAATATGTTCCGGCACCAGCACACGGGTCAGACTCCTCCCACTTGTCTTATAGCACCAGGTTAAGATAACGGTTTGCAATGTTGTAAGATATGGGATATGTGCAAGGGGGGGCAGGACTTCAGGGTGGGCAGCTGTCTGATCCCGACCATGATGAGTAGCCCGCTATCCCGTGTGGTGCTCTACATGAGTGACGCCTTATCTATGTGCAATTATCACATGAAGCAGGGACCTGCTCCAAAAAGTAGGACAAGTGCAAGACTGGAGGGGTTAAAGTAGCTCTCGTGTCCACATGACTGTTAGTACCACCCCTTGTCTATGTGAgctcctgtgactgtattaggCTCCACCCCATGTGACTATTAGGCTCCACCCTGTGTCCACAccccctcctgtgactgtattaggCTCCACCCCATGTGACTATTAGGCTCCACCCTGTGTCCACAccccctcctgtgactgtattaggCTCCACCCCATGTTACGGTTACTATTAGACTCCACCCTGTACCCACgcccctcctgtgactgtattaggCCCCACCCCATGTGACTGTTACTATTAGGCTCCACCCTGTGTCCACAccccctcctgtgactgtattaggCTCCACCCCATGTTACTGTTACTATTAGGCACCACCCTATATCCACGCTCCCTCCTGTAACTGTATTAGGCTCCACCCCATGTGACTGTTACTATTAGGCTCCACCCTGTACCCACgcccctcctgtgactgtattaggCTCCACCCCATGTGACTGTTACTATTAGGCACCACCCTATATCCACGCTCCCTCCTGTAACTGTATTAGGCTCCACCCCATGTGATTGTTACTATTTGGCTCCACCCTGTACCCTTGCCCCCTCCTTTGACTGTATTAGGCCCCACCCCATGTGACTGTTACTATTAGGCTCCACCCTGTATCCACGctccctcctgtgactgtattaggCTCCACCCCATGTGACTATTAGGCTCCACCCTGTACCCACgcccctcctgtgactgtattaggCTCCACCCCATGTGATTGTTACTATTTGGCTCCACCCTGTACCCTTGCCCCCTCCTTTGACTGTATTAGGCCCCACCCCATGTGACTGTTACTATTAGGCTCCACCCTGTATCCACGctccctcctgtgactgtattaggCTCCACCCCATGTGACTGTTACTATTAGGCTCCACCCTGTGTCCACAccccctcctgtgactgtattaggCTCCACCCAATGTGACTGTTACTATTAAGCACCACCCTGTATCCACGctccctcctgtgactgtattaggCTCCACCCCATGTGACTATTAGGCTCCATCCTGTGTCCACACCCCCTCTTGTGACTATTAAGCACCACTCCATGTGACTGTTACTATTAGGCTCCACTTTGTACACCTCCCCCCCTCCTGTGACAGTATTAGGCTCCACCCCATGTGACTGTTACTATTAGGCTCCACCCTGTACCCACGccccctcctgtgactgtattaggCCCCACCCCATGTGACTGTTACTATTAGGCTCCACCCTGTACCCACGCCCCCTCCTGTGCCTGTATTAGGCTCCACCCCAGGTGACTATTAGGCTCCATCCTGTGTCCACACCCCCTCCTGTGACTATTAAGCACCACCCATGTCCAGGTGACTGTTATTCACAAACACGGAGATATAGAACCGCACTCCAAACGCAGTTCTGcttcaaatattttattaatgcAACATttcgggttaaaaaaaaacaaaaaaccttcatCGGGTAGGATGTAGGAGTAGAAGAAAAAGGAATCAATGAGCTGCGATTAGGTCCAAAAACACACGGCAGGGCAGGTGAGCCGCAGGGTCAGGAAGGATCTCCTGCCATGTGTTTTGGGGCCTAATCGCAGCTCACTCATGTTTCTTATTTTCTAGTCGCCcagtgaaggtttttttttttttttttacccgaaACGTTGCATTAATAAAGAAAGGGTATCTGAAGCAGAACTGCGTTTGGAGTGCGGTTCTATATCTCCGTATTTGTGACTAACGTCTTAGTGGGGAGATGGTCAGACCCTCACAGACCCTGCACCCGTGCGCTGCCTTCACACAACTTGgctacatgtgactgttatttatTAGGCCCCACCTCCCCATGTGACACTGACTGTTTTAGGCCCCACCCCTGTGTCCATGTGACTTCCTGTGACTGTATTAGGCATCACCGTGTCTACAACTTCCCCGTGACCGTTGTTATTAAGCACCACCCTGAGTTCACATGACTTCCTGTGACTGTATTAGGCCCCACCCCATCTCCATGTGACTTCCTGTGACTTAGTATTAGGCCCCTCCCTCTGTGTCCACATCCTATCAGGCAGGTTTGGGTTGCATTAAGGAGAGACATAGCTAGTCCTTGTGACGTGAACCAGGCTGCAACAACTGGAGGGCGTGTGAGATATGATGGGCCCAGACTGCACAACCAACACAGGCAcctgcagcgccacctactggatacaCAACACACCACAGAGAACCACATTTTAACCATTTTATTATAGCaatagcctaagggctagttcacacgggggcagtgGAGCGGATTTTAGCACAGAGAGTGTGATGTGGGGAGCCtggtcactctcaggtcaaaacccacctgcaacgactgtgagggggcggattacgcgccataatccgccccctctgtgcccgtgtgaacgggcccttaaatgTAGATGTGTAAAAGGCTGCCAAAAGGCGACAGTCATGTGACACGCTATCTCCACCCAGCAATGGTTAATGATGGGACATAACTTACAAGTCTCCTACAGCGACATGCAATAGGTGACAGCTGGAGTCTCCCTTTAATTATACACAAGTCCTATTCAGGATAGCAGTGCAAGGCCCGTAGTGACATTGTATCTACAAGACTCCTTACCAATAGTCCAAAAATAACACACAACTTTGCACCTCTGCACCTAGTCTTTGAATAGGACTgcaggtccccagcagcacagaggatttcaggatgTTAAATTCATACTTTCattatttaaaaatataaaactttatttataaTAGTAGAAATCATTACATTCAAGATCAAACACACCCGTAGCAATCCTGGCTCTTAGTAAGCGTAATCCTGATTCAGCTTGACAATATCAATCACATACTTGTCTATTAGTGGGATATGAATGACTGCGGaataatagaggagacccccTAACAATGGGAGATCCCCAAATGTCGCACTAAAAGTCAAAGCAAGGCCAAGCAGTGACCTCTGAACATTTGGAATAGGTCACGTTATACTCTTCCCCCCCAATCATTATCCATAATTATAATCCCTCCCAATGAAATAATCCAAAAACAAACATGCCATTAAGAAGGGTTCTCCACATTGCACATTTTGGTAAAAGGGTCCCCATAATAATTTGATACCTGTGTGGCCTGTAGTGCCGAGACAAAGCGATCAGATCTAATCTATGGACAAGGTGGTATTAatgtccctgcagcacccccacaggagaagCGAAGTATTACAAGCTtcacattgcaatcaatgggctgtctgtgtaatacggtacatgctgggtcctccagagcgagaggCGCCCTTTGTAGGATAttgaggttttttgtttgtttgtttaggcTTAAGAAATAGAGATTTTTGCATCCCCATAGTCAACCTTCCATCTCCAAAAGCAAGACAGAGACACTTGCTGACATTTCAGAGTGGAGGTCTCGAGAATGGTGTGTGGTCAAGGCCATGCCCCTGATGATATGGGCACTGCCCCTTTGTGGTTGTTACATGCCCCTTTTTAAACAAGTCACGCCTCTTGTGTGCCCTAGGCGTGTCATAGGGGGATAGTGATGTGTAAACAGTTCCTCTGTGGTTCTATTTGGGATTACAGCAAGTTCCAGGCTGGTTCCGATCCTGGGTAACAACACTGGAACCCCGAGTCACTCCGCCTCCTCCCAGTAGTCACTGATAGTTACCTGTAGTATGGGTGCTGGGATGAGGCAGAGCAGCCGGGGCCGATTCTGATCCCGTGATCAGCCAGGAAACATCAGCTTGGAATAAAGTAGAACCAAGGAGGAGGTAAGTGTGTGAGCCCTGGCCGGAGGACCCCCTCAATGTGCTGCTCATGCcccttcattgtgatgtcatcggcaCATAACATAGTAAATGAGAGCCCGGGTAATGCAGGAAGATTCTGGCATGCCTAAGACATTTGCTCAGTCTTCTAGGAAAGGTCACCACCTGACTTTCTGGGAAAGGTAAAGCTGACAAAGACACTGAATAAATGCTATAATAGGAGGGGAGGTCCTGAGCGGCCATCTTGTAAGCGTtccaactcaattaaaggtgcaatgcCTCGGTTTTACATAAAGTTTAACCAGAAAAATTCTAGAACTTTCTAATAGACTTTCTATTTCACTTCCTGACCTTTCTGCCTCCAGTCAGTGGATGGGAACATGGCGGACAAGATATTAACCCCTGAATGTAACAAGTCTtctcattcactgacaacaaAGATCTTGAAAACGTGGAAGGATAGAAAAATTAAGTCAATTAGAAAGTTCTAGAACTTCTCACCATATATGAATTATGGCTTATTTACCAAAATCCaggggttttctaggctaaaAATACTTAGACTATCCAATATCAGATGGGTGAGAGGCAAACATCCCCATTGAAGAGAACATGTCACCATCtgatacagagaacagagcaggaagcagacagcgccgttctctgtgtacTGGCTGAAGCgagttactgcagcttaggtgccattcaagtgaatagggagCAAATGTGCAGTACCTAGTCTGGCCAATACagagagaacggcgctgtctacACCCTGTACCAGCTGATCAATGGCAGTATCGGGTGTTGGGCCCCCCTTCACTCattggatattgatgacccatccaggACAGGtcgtcaatatttttagcctggaaacccctttatgaCAAGAGCTTGTAGATCTCACTGATGTATAGCAGGGAGATTAGAGAAGAGGCACAATCGGCAATACGACTAGAAGTCCCTGGGACCAGGAGAGACGATCCAGGGCGACGCTGCAACAGACCTGGAAGGAAGAAAATACAAGAGATGAACATGTCCGTCATATAGGAGGTTCCCTTATAGCCCTAAAATATgtattcattgatttcaatggggtgtagaaaaaaaaataaacacacaacagCACACGTGTGGCTTCAGTACATGGAACAGAGGAcaagacagagacagacagacacacagacagacagacaatgtGTTTTGAGGGCTATGACATTTTATAGGTTTTccaggattaaagggattgtccactttctaCAGCTGATAGGCTATGGCCatgaatattagatctgcggggtctgacacctgggaccccagtGGTTCTCTGACCATTGAAGTCTATTGTATGAAGTACAACGCCTTGGTACCAGAGATCTGTTGGGGTCTTGGATGTAGGACCCCTGCACATTGTCACCCTTTCACCATGCCTAGCCCAGACATCCTTCTTTCAAGGGATTTTACCtaatgacaggtcccctttaaatatatgACATTAGTACAGGTCAGCGCTGATCCCCTCGGACAAACATCAGTGACCTTCAGCACTTCAGCTGTTgtgaaaccacaactcccagcatgcacaggcAACTCCcacagaagtaaatggagcatgctgggagatctaggtactgtatctatatatatacatatacacacacacacacacacacacacacacacacacacactgaggtCCTATACATTGTACTCACTAAGGTTTGGCCTGGTAATATTCCTCGGGCGTCACAGCTTTAATCCCACCAAAGTAATCCAACACCCAGATATTTGTAATGTTGAACTTGGCGAAGAACCAGTTGTGGTCCCGAGGCCAGCTGGACATCTCCGGGTGTCGGGTGAACAACGCCAGCTTCGCTGTGTCCGTCTCGGTATCGGCCACCTTGTTGGAAAGATTGCGTTATGTATATAGattacagtatgtacagtatgtcctatatacatggggggggggggggaggggtcctcACCTTCACAACGCTGCCAGAGAGTATAATGTGAGCGCAGAGCGGACTCTGGGGGTCGTAGTGCTCATGTCTGCAATATGGAGTCTGCGCCAGGGACATGGTCAGGGAGGCGTTCGCATTCAgctgaaataaaagaaaatataaaaaaaattaaaattgtgaTTAAATAATTGGAATCTGTAACTATAGAAACGAAACCGGAACGACATAATCCAAATATAAGGTGTATATAGAGAAGACGCTGCGAACTCCTCGCTATATACtgctcatgtactgtatatatatcgtATAGCAATCAATGAGATCTGACAGTCACTCCTATTTCACCTGACCATCTCCCTCTACATTTGGGGGTCCCCccagacatcccccccccccccccctatagctCCATCGTTGTGTCTGGTCATACAGAGCTACAGATACACTTTATACATCTCATAATAACTCGCTCCTTGCAGAGATATTTCGTCTCATTGTGCTGACCTTGTCAATGAGAggaggcagagctgcagtgtaaagcatgagggTG
This sequence is a window from Leptodactylus fuscus isolate aLepFus1 chromosome 2, aLepFus1.hap2, whole genome shotgun sequence. Protein-coding genes within it:
- the CREG1 gene encoding protein CREG1 isoform X1; its protein translation is MSRLGMFLSWGVSVLCLLLLSWEVRPSAAHIPPHNETARVARYVAHKCDWGALATISSHEPVRGQPFANVFSVSDGPRGQSSGVLYFYLTTMEISVQDLQLNANASLTMSLAQTPYCRHEHYDPQSPLCAHIILSGSVVKVADTETDTAKLALFTRHPEMSSWPRDHNWFFAKFNITNIWVLDYFGGIKAVTPEEYYQAKP
- the CREG1 gene encoding protein CREG1 isoform X2; its protein translation is MSRLGMFLSWGVSVLCLLLLSWEVRPSAAHIPPHNETARVARYVAHKCDWGALATISSHEPVRGQPFANVFSVSDGPRGQSSGVLYFYLTTMEISVQDLQLNANASLTMSLAQTPYCRHEHYDPQSPLCAHIILSGSVVKVADTETDTAKLALFTRHPEMSSWPRDHNWFFAKFNITNIWVLDYFGGIKAVTPEEYYQAKP